One genomic region from Jilunia laotingensis encodes:
- a CDS encoding M6 family metalloprotease domain-containing protein, translating to MRKNKYFFILLLCFLLCQAQNAFAIKANPRPVTIEQPDGTILTVRLYGDENFHYVTTIDGYLISRDRDGYFKYIDTGKAGNLRTISKQIVHNFDKRESGETHFVNTLTPLVKLKDALLQSPRGSRKAPAQILGKDIINPVLRTRAGEAAESQYLVILVNFKDKAFSFESTDFDKWLNEKNYSVDGGTGSVKDYYRDNSMGKFIPNFSVVGPYTLEHEQIYYAGNDKETGEDVNPRGMVVEACQMAKADNPNMDFSKYDNDKDGYMDNVYVIYAGYSEASTGNGDDMWPHSWTLRDEAVIIDGITINNYSCSAELVGASGTKMDGIGTFTHEFGHILGLKDMYDTDEYLNGYGIDPGDYSLYASGSYNNDSRTPPCLMAFERMQMGWCEPVELNAPEDVALSSIADNVARYINAQPGRAEGTGHEWFILENRQNKGWDTYLPAHGLLIYHYDYTQEMVEKYWSVNGPNNNATHRCMYIKAADGIDDTNTRNGDTYPGRSGNTEFTDTSVPNALNWKGEKTNTPITNILEKEGIVYFQVKGGVENWAVIRTEVPEDIRDTSVKVTATLKNKTQDITEMGFCWALKEEPTIQGTHQRVEVADQINYTITGLQPGSIYNVRAYMLQADGTVVYGAAIPFTTECKVAVAPYIGDFTSWTNGEPDCWKVIDNNGDGTTWIFDESSGGIVYQFDYWNNADDWLISTRMLVPENGSLYFMRGVTESTTLEKLDVYISTHSRELKDFHLLKHFSFADRFGEMVPEEIDLSEYVGKEVYIAFVCRSEKLQNNLWLWQIYLTSRLGTPTITKFEKAGEGTLNVEWTSVSDAKKYFLEFSEVTDEVYTTSVFVPITYFTRLEGQVEANTGSLNFTGSGIAETRNFADGITNCLFIITSSGPTGTTVFNVEGTLDGTTWEQIGPTQRISEFNSEGIEMILTDYMKGKKYLKVRFNCQYGGRNIRLKYLTLEYNDGKVWNQLAAGAVNGTSIPIEETTPGEFTAGKTYVVQVYAGDGMLFYGGSDPVYLTTSTGIEDAMHESDVRFTTNGSVIYAKGLNAGDRIICTTTSGLILYDAVANGTEQSFPVNGYEGIVMIRLIKQEGSSTTKLIIK from the coding sequence ATGAGAAAAAACAAGTACTTTTTCATCTTGCTCCTCTGCTTTTTGTTGTGTCAGGCACAAAACGCATTTGCTATCAAGGCCAATCCAAGACCGGTAACTATTGAGCAACCGGATGGAACGATTCTCACCGTTAGACTTTACGGAGATGAGAATTTCCACTATGTGACAACGATAGATGGATATCTGATAAGCCGTGATAGAGACGGATATTTTAAGTATATCGATACCGGAAAAGCCGGAAATCTGAGAACGATCTCCAAACAAATAGTACACAATTTTGATAAAAGAGAGAGTGGTGAAACCCATTTTGTCAATACCCTGACTCCACTCGTAAAATTAAAGGATGCTTTACTCCAATCTCCGAGAGGAAGTAGGAAAGCCCCTGCTCAGATATTGGGTAAAGATATTATAAATCCGGTTTTACGTACAAGAGCGGGTGAAGCTGCAGAAAGCCAGTATTTGGTTATTCTTGTGAATTTTAAAGATAAAGCTTTTAGTTTTGAAAGTACCGATTTTGATAAATGGCTTAATGAAAAGAATTATTCTGTTGATGGTGGTACGGGCAGTGTGAAAGACTACTATCGCGATAACTCTATGGGTAAATTCATTCCGAATTTTTCTGTCGTAGGGCCTTATACGTTGGAACATGAACAAATCTATTATGCCGGTAATGACAAAGAAACGGGTGAAGATGTAAATCCGCGAGGTATGGTTGTGGAGGCTTGTCAGATGGCAAAAGCGGATAATCCGAATATGGATTTTTCAAAATATGACAATGATAAGGACGGTTATATGGATAATGTATATGTGATTTATGCCGGATATAGTGAAGCGAGTACTGGTAACGGTGATGATATGTGGCCGCATAGTTGGACGTTGAGAGACGAAGCTGTCATAATAGACGGGATTACAATTAACAACTATTCTTGTTCTGCGGAATTAGTAGGAGCCAGCGGTACCAAGATGGATGGTATCGGTACTTTTACTCATGAGTTCGGGCATATTCTCGGGTTAAAGGACATGTACGACACCGACGAATACCTGAATGGCTACGGCATTGATCCGGGAGATTATAGTTTGTATGCTTCCGGTAGTTACAATAATGATAGTCGTACACCACCTTGTCTGATGGCATTCGAACGGATGCAGATGGGATGGTGTGAACCCGTTGAATTGAATGCCCCCGAAGATGTGGCATTGTCGTCCATTGCTGATAATGTGGCACGTTATATCAATGCACAACCTGGACGTGCCGAAGGAACCGGGCATGAATGGTTTATACTTGAGAACAGGCAGAATAAGGGATGGGATACCTATTTACCGGCTCACGGATTATTGATTTACCATTATGATTATACGCAGGAAATGGTAGAAAAATATTGGTCGGTCAATGGACCGAATAATAACGCGACTCATCGTTGTATGTATATCAAAGCGGCAGATGGCATCGATGATACAAACACACGTAATGGAGATACTTATCCAGGGCGTTCGGGAAATACGGAATTTACCGATACTTCCGTTCCCAATGCATTGAACTGGAAAGGAGAAAAAACAAATACTCCTATTACCAATATATTGGAAAAGGAAGGCATTGTCTATTTTCAGGTAAAAGGTGGTGTAGAGAATTGGGCTGTTATTCGTACAGAAGTACCGGAAGATATTAGGGATACTTCTGTAAAGGTCACAGCGACATTAAAAAATAAAACGCAGGATATTACGGAAATGGGATTTTGTTGGGCTTTAAAAGAAGAACCCACTATCCAAGGAACTCATCAAAGGGTGGAAGTAGCAGATCAAATAAATTATACTATAACAGGTCTACAACCGGGAAGCATTTATAATGTAAGAGCATATATGCTGCAAGCCGACGGAACGGTGGTGTATGGGGCTGCCATTCCTTTTACTACTGAATGCAAAGTTGCTGTTGCACCTTATATCGGTGATTTTACGTCATGGACTAACGGTGAACCTGATTGTTGGAAGGTCATTGATAATAACGGTGACGGTACTACTTGGATTTTTGATGAAAGTTCCGGTGGCATAGTCTATCAGTTTGATTATTGGAATAATGCAGATGATTGGTTGATATCGACCCGAATGCTGGTACCTGAAAACGGAAGTCTCTATTTTATGCGTGGAGTGACAGAAAGTACTACTTTAGAAAAATTGGATGTATATATCTCTACACATTCCCGTGAATTGAAAGATTTCCATTTACTGAAGCATTTTTCGTTTGCCGATAGGTTTGGCGAAATGGTTCCAGAGGAGATTGATTTGAGTGAATATGTTGGAAAAGAAGTGTACATTGCTTTTGTTTGTCGTTCTGAGAAACTTCAGAATAATCTTTGGTTATGGCAGATTTATTTGACAAGTAGGTTGGGTACTCCTACTATTACTAAATTTGAGAAGGCTGGAGAAGGAACATTAAATGTAGAATGGACATCTGTTTCGGATGCTAAGAAATATTTTCTTGAATTTTCGGAAGTGACGGATGAAGTTTATACCACTTCCGTATTTGTTCCTATCACATATTTTACCCGTTTGGAGGGGCAAGTAGAAGCTAATACAGGTTCGTTGAACTTTACAGGGAGCGGAATCGCTGAGACGAGAAATTTTGCTGATGGCATTACTAACTGTTTGTTTATCATTACTTCTTCCGGTCCTACGGGTACTACCGTTTTCAATGTAGAAGGTACTTTAGACGGTACCACTTGGGAACAGATAGGACCTACTCAAAGAATTTCGGAATTCAATAGTGAAGGGATTGAGATGATATTGACCGACTATATGAAAGGGAAAAAATATCTCAAAGTACGATTCAATTGTCAATATGGAGGTCGAAATATCCGTTTGAAATATCTTACACTTGAATACAATGACGGTAAGGTCTGGAATCAACTCGCTGCGGGCGCAGTGAATGGAACATCCATACCTATCGAAGAGACAACACCTGGTGAATTTACTGCAGGTAAAACTTACGTTGTACAAGTATATGCCGGTGACGGAATGTTGTTTTATGGAGGATCCGATCCTGTTTATTTGACGACGTCAACCGGTATCGAAGATGCTATGCACGAATCGGATGTTCGTTTTACCACAAATGGAAGTGTTATCTATGCTAAGGGTTTGAATGCAGGTGACAGAATTATTTGTACAACTACTTCCGGGCTTATCCTTTATGATGCTGTTGCAAACGGTACTGAACAATCTTTCCCAGTTAATGGATATGAGGGGATTGTTATGATCCGTCTGATCAAACAGGAGGGTAGTAGTACGACCAAGCTCATTATTAAATAA
- a CDS encoding T9SS type A sorting domain-containing protein: MKRLLLSSILLCIVFGIYAQTTVETALPFEEGTVSFTFESSTGQNTVYYVYTAPAEQGKLLTVQTANGSATITLSEDGTYSTMISGINSGNVRIFPIKKGQKVYLAAGVYNESTVNFTAVLKDADVEGGATCGDAISATESDFFVPSYYDSKTYQTKPTFLSYACIDSGLLEMTFGSYPASLVVHEGCEGASESLAITNIGSKYVAKYAVETGKNYIVEVSLYSTPAMASFKLTHPTEGTSCDMPFIGKENNNVLPKATGKYWYQYTVGKNGFMLLASDNGLPGGNISIYKTCSDYSPYASIDGYFAIRCKVDAGATYLICIERADETGSDEMFDITVEDPKMGDSTESPIIIEAGSYTVPQYDGTYYYKVNVPEGDSRFLIVDAKAANLQNSNTSVKLYTLDNLYTPIAQGKDFIKNEVAGNTSYMIVWSCSEGLNSYSFTISYENIAQGDICSNPLPAKTGQNDLSVGAVKYCQYKTTKDGWLLIDTDITVGVSFPKSCQGYGDYDAVKVGTITKMEVTTGVDYLIKFDNIEEATHFTLSEEVYKEGESCSMAIPVEAGDTPLPENVLNHWYKYTATQDGKVTVTADILYEQSADSRKSSSVFVKSGDCSAYPVNITQTNSDGTWFEGQFVVEKDDVLLINIVTCSVQADKKLTLAIRDLLPGEACSLPIALTPGEVTFQEATRSNPVWYAISLQPGDFKVASANDFTLSLFKECNETTPLAQSNYYYDSTGESNSEYRLEYEVTAAGTYVLKLEMSYANTIVNVSGSAIVTGLDPISEGKYPVRVENNAIIVNPGDQSVNIDIYDFSGKKIQSRCISSYTSFIVPEGFYIIKIGNYIRKVIVRN, translated from the coding sequence ATGAAGAGACTATTACTTTCTAGTATTTTGTTATGCATTGTGTTTGGCATCTATGCTCAAACGACAGTGGAGACCGCACTTCCTTTCGAAGAAGGGACAGTTTCATTTACATTTGAAAGTTCTACGGGTCAAAATACCGTATATTATGTGTATACGGCACCTGCCGAACAAGGGAAATTGCTCACTGTGCAGACAGCTAATGGTTCTGCAACCATTACACTGTCTGAAGATGGAACCTATAGTACTATGATCAGTGGCATTAATAGTGGAAATGTTCGTATATTCCCTATTAAAAAAGGGCAAAAAGTATATCTTGCAGCTGGTGTTTATAATGAAAGTACCGTCAACTTTACAGCGGTTTTGAAAGATGCTGATGTGGAAGGAGGAGCCACTTGTGGGGATGCTATTTCTGCCACGGAGTCGGATTTTTTTGTTCCTTCTTATTATGATAGCAAAACGTATCAGACTAAACCTACATTTCTTTCTTATGCTTGCATAGATTCAGGACTATTGGAAATGACCTTTGGAAGCTATCCTGCATCTTTGGTGGTGCATGAAGGCTGCGAAGGTGCAAGCGAGTCATTAGCCATCACTAATATAGGTAGTAAATATGTAGCTAAATATGCGGTGGAAACAGGCAAGAATTATATAGTTGAAGTGTCATTGTATTCCACCCCTGCTATGGCAAGTTTCAAGCTGACTCATCCTACTGAAGGTACTTCTTGCGATATGCCGTTCATTGGTAAAGAGAATAATAATGTATTGCCCAAAGCAACCGGCAAATATTGGTATCAATATACGGTCGGTAAGAATGGTTTTATGCTCCTTGCATCTGATAATGGCTTGCCCGGAGGGAATATAAGTATATATAAAACTTGTTCCGATTATTCGCCATACGCCAGTATAGATGGATATTTTGCGATCAGGTGCAAAGTTGATGCAGGTGCTACTTATTTGATCTGTATAGAAAGGGCAGACGAAACGGGTTCTGATGAGATGTTCGATATTACAGTTGAAGATCCCAAGATGGGAGATTCGACAGAATCCCCGATAATAATAGAAGCCGGTTCTTACACAGTACCTCAATATGATGGTACCTATTATTATAAGGTAAATGTGCCTGAAGGAGATTCCCGCTTCCTTATTGTTGATGCAAAAGCGGCTAATTTACAGAACAGTAATACGAGTGTGAAGCTGTATACATTGGATAATCTGTACACTCCAATAGCTCAAGGTAAAGATTTTATTAAAAATGAAGTTGCAGGAAATACTTCTTATATGATTGTTTGGAGTTGCAGCGAAGGGCTTAATTCGTATAGTTTTACTATTTCGTATGAAAACATCGCTCAAGGTGATATATGTTCTAACCCTTTGCCTGCAAAGACTGGGCAAAATGACTTGTCAGTAGGGGCTGTGAAATATTGCCAATATAAAACGACTAAAGATGGTTGGCTTCTGATTGATACGGATATTACAGTAGGAGTAAGCTTCCCGAAATCATGTCAGGGATATGGAGATTATGATGCTGTAAAAGTCGGTACAATTACTAAAATGGAAGTTACGACCGGAGTTGATTATCTCATTAAATTCGATAATATCGAAGAAGCTACTCATTTCACTCTTTCTGAGGAAGTTTATAAGGAAGGTGAATCTTGCAGTATGGCAATTCCGGTAGAGGCCGGTGATACTCCACTTCCTGAAAACGTATTGAATCATTGGTATAAATATACGGCTACACAAGATGGTAAGGTTACTGTTACTGCCGACATTCTCTACGAGCAATCTGCTGATTCCCGTAAATCTTCTTCTGTGTTTGTCAAATCGGGAGATTGTTCGGCTTATCCGGTCAATATTACACAAACTAACAGTGATGGAACATGGTTTGAAGGACAATTTGTTGTAGAGAAAGATGATGTGCTGCTTATTAACATAGTAACTTGTTCGGTACAGGCAGATAAGAAGCTTACTCTTGCTATTCGTGACTTGCTGCCCGGTGAAGCTTGTTCTCTTCCGATTGCTTTAACTCCGGGTGAAGTGACATTTCAGGAAGCTACGCGGAGTAATCCGGTATGGTATGCCATTAGTTTGCAACCCGGAGATTTTAAAGTCGCTTCTGCAAATGATTTCACGCTATCATTGTTTAAAGAATGTAATGAAACCACTCCATTGGCTCAATCCAATTATTACTATGATAGTACAGGGGAAAGTAATTCTGAATATAGGCTTGAATATGAAGTTACTGCTGCGGGAACATATGTCTTGAAGCTGGAAATGAGCTATGCAAATACGATAGTAAATGTTTCCGGATCAGCTATTGTGACAGGTTTGGATCCCATATCCGAAGGTAAATATCCAGTTCGGGTAGAAAATAATGCAATTATTGTTAATCCGGGGGATCAATCGGTAAATATAGATATATACGATTTTTCAGGAAAGAAAATTCAATCCCGATGCATATCTTCTTATACATCGTTTATTGTACCGGAAGGTTTTTACATTATTAAGATTGGCAATTACATTCGAAAAGTTATTGTAAGAAACTAA